A DNA window from Paralichthys olivaceus isolate ysfri-2021 chromosome 3, ASM2471397v2, whole genome shotgun sequence contains the following coding sequences:
- the mutyh gene encoding adenine DNA glycosylase gives MSNQEEPANIGRVLSFLREWDRGDRTVRGRMLNTFVGQSSGKTCYELETEFAQVSSLFLARLTTWMRLTYMFGTFLGLQLRAIRIFLSASGHDQYLMEFLEDGGVLTLLDILSHAESKEEDKAEAVHLLLTVSNAGRKYKEMICESHGVKVIAECLAKSNTEETQDTAWALLESLSHWNPKYLNLIYKSLIALMACSSPKAQQMVLHTLRIVQSKMKTAHHSIVEPLLNMLRSLHLEVQDEAIHLILDLKGSDVRPVLLSGLVALLRPAREDVKSQQITEEAEMMMMIGSLPVFVQQAAAAKTIRLLAEEDQEISHDLLSLGVIQCLLCALGNREHTDAQIQASLALQHFVLSFPVVEDHVQRVMGRSLFTAFVNHGETFHMNLDETQAENLLTNKVNIYEARPMMSGLRSGMRQSKRGGGEMIESAKTKRKRTKTAVKEEETTASPSSYHTFTDPADVVLLRSELLKWYDREQRELPWRTLAVTEPDLNIRTYAVWVSEIMLQQTQVATVIDYYNKWMKRWPTVQDLSAATLEEVNQMWAGLGYYSRGRRLHEGSQKVVTELKGQMPQTVDSLLKQLPGVGRYTAAAIGSIALGQVTGAVDGNVIRVLCRLRAIGADSTSPAVTEALWDLANTVVDPDRPGDFNQAMMELGARVCTPKGAVCSQCPVQSHCHSYRKVHVKQEQNSKKLLGKLEGKTSSLSDIEECVISGTCRLCPSEPWDNALGVHNFPRKPAKKAARVERTLTCLVIRRGDVGEDEYLLTQRPDKGLLAGLWEFPSLLLEEESSEMKQRKALCAEISRMLGTSLTESLLQHIGDVVHNFSHIHQTYVVHIVRLKDLDTQTHTENTQWLSRDALQEAAVSTGVKKIVKLYDSVDGQKEQTSKNGKKQNATGVKNNKKPQASKKTKLDAASSGGRQLSLSCFFKAVKEES, from the exons ATGTCGAACCAGGAGGAACCAGCGAACATCGGCAGAGTGCTCAGTTTTCTCCGGGAGTGGGACCGTGGAGACAGGACGGTCCGCGGCCGCATGTTGAACACCTTCGTGGGTCAGAGCTCGGGGAAGACCTGCTATGAGCTGGAGACTGAGTTCGCTCAGGTGTCCAGTCTCTTCCTGGCTCGACTCACTACCTGGATGAGACTCAC GTACATGTTTGGGACATTCTTGGGCCTCCAGTTAAGAGCAATAAGGATTTTCCTGTCTGCATCAGGCCA tgatCAGTACCTGATGGAGTTCCTGGAGGACGGAGGCGTTCTCACTCTCCTGGACATCCTGAGTCACGCTGAGAGCAAAGAGGAGGACAAGGCCGAGGCCGTCCATCTCCTGCTCACTGTCTCCAACGCTGGTCGCAAGTACAAAGAGATGATCTGTGAAAGCCATG GTGTGAAAGTGATAGCAGAGTGTCTGGCCAAGTCCAACACAGAGGAAACCCAAGACACAGCCTGGGCCCTGCTGGAGTCCTTGTCCCACTGGAATCCTAAATATCTAAATCTAATCTACAAAAGCCTCATCGCCCTCATGGCTTGTAGCTCTCCTAAAGCCCAGCAGATGGTGCTGCACACCCTACGTATTGTTCAG TCCAAAATGAAGACGGCCCATCACAGCATTGTTGAGCCTCTGCTGAACATGCTGCGATCTCTTCACCTTGAGGTCCAGGATGAAG CTATTCATCTTATCCTTGACTTGAAGGGTTCTGATGTGAGACCGGTGCTTCTCAGTGGCCTGGTGGCTCTGCTGAGGCCTGCTAGAGAAGATGTAAAGTCCCAGCAGATCACTGAAG AGgctgagatgatgatgatgattggatctctgcctgtgtttgtgcaacAAGCGGCTGCAGCTAAAACCATAAG GTTGCTGGCAGAAGAGGATCAGGAGATTTCTCATGATCTTCTCTCTCTTGGAGTGATCCAGTGTCTGCTGTGTGCATTGGGCAACAGAGAACACACAGATGCTCAAATACAAGCCAGTCTGGCCTTGCAG CACTTTGTCCTCTCGTTCCCGGTTGTAGAGGATCATGTTCAGCGAGTCATGGGCAGGTCGCTGTTCACAGCCTTTGTG AATCACGGTGAGACGTTTCACATGAATCTGGAtgaaacacaagcagaaaacctgctgacGAACAAAGTCAACATATATGAAG caCGCCCC ATGATGAGCGGGTTACGATCAGGGATGCGTCAAAGCAAAAGAGGCGGAGGGGAAATGATAgaatctgcaaaaacaaagcGGAAGAGGACAAAGACAGCGGTGAAGGAAG AGGAAACCACTGCCTCTCCATCCTCGTACCACACCTTCACTGATCCTGCTGATGTGGTGCTGCTGCGCTCTGAGCTCCTGAAGTGGTACGacagggagcagagagagcTGCCATGGAGGACTctg GCTGTGACAGAACCAGACCTCAACATCAGGACATATGCAG TCTGGGTTTCAGAAATCATGCTGCAACAGACTCAAGTGGCCACAGTAATAGATTACTACAACAAGTGGATGAAG CGGTGGCCGACTGTGCAGGATCTGTCAGCTGCCACACTGGAG GAAGTGAATCAGATGTGGGCGGGTCTCGGATACTATTCCAGAGGAAGAAGACTTCATGAAGGATCTCAGAAG gtCGTGACAGAGCTGAAGGGACAGATGCCTCAGACAGTTGACAGCCTGCTCAAACAGTTACCTGGTGTGGGACGctacactgctgctgctattGGTTCTATTGCACTGGGACAG GTAACTGGAGCTGTGGATGGAAATGTCATTCGGGTGCTGTGTCGCCTGAGGGCCATCGGAGCTGACAGCACCAGTCCTGCAGTAACTGAGGCTCTTTG GGATCTAGCCAACACAGTGGTGGACCCAGACAGACCCGGGGACTTTAACCAGGCCATGATGGAGCTGGGGGCTCGAGTGTGCACCCCTAAAGGAGCAGTGTGCAGCCAGTGTCCTGTCCAGTCTCACTGCCACTCGTATCGCAAG gTTCACGtcaaacaagaacaaaactCTAAGAAGCTTCTGGGGAAGCTGGAGGGGAAGACTTCATCCCTGTCTGATATAGAAGAATGTG ttATCAGTGGAACATGTCGGCTCTGTCCCTCGGAGCCCTGGGACAATGCGTTGGGCGTTCACAACTTCCCCAGGAAGCCGGCAAAGAAGGCGGCCCGAGTGGAGCGAACTCTGACCTGTCTGGTGATCAGACGTGGTGACGTGGGAGAGGACGAGTACCTGCTCACACAGAGACCAGACAAAG gcTTGTTGGCAGGCTTGTGGGAGTTTCCCAGTCTTcttctggaggaggagagttcTGAGATGAAACAGAGGAAGGCGCTGTGTGCTGAGATCAGCAGGATGCTGGGAACTAGTCTGACTGAGTCCCTTCTCCAGCACATCGGAGAC GTGGTTCACAACTTCTCCCACATCCACCAGACGTATGTGGTTCACATCGTGCGCCTGAAAGACTtagacacacaaacgcacactgAAAATACACAGTGGCTCAGCAGGGATGCACTGCAGGAAGCTGCCGTGTCTACAGGAGTGAAAAAG ATTGTGAAGCTGTATGATTCTGTGGACGGTCAAAAAGAACAGACCTCTAAG AATGGAAAGAAGCAAAACGCAACTGGTGTCAAAAATAACAAGAAGCCACAGGcctcaaaaaaaacaaaactggacGCAGCGAGCAGCGGAGGCCGACAGCTCTCACTCAGCTGCTTCTTCAAAGCAGTGAAAGAGGAAAGTTGA
- the mpnd gene encoding MPN domain-containing protein, which yields MGSEPPSSPQVVEEGGEEDEEELSGGEEADLRSSSGRGSLLTRRGITLRVLLKDGLVEPGDGVLAIHYLGKNFVGDLLNDGKIRWVETGQIFNSPSAWATHCKRLVNPAKKSGCGWASVRYRGQKLVQYKTTWLHKYQPSADMSLVSEEDDDEDEEEGKTAVQADEKNKNGKPGIIDVMASRRTDRERIPVRYCTLGTRDAARDLHTLVELSAFSAINRFQPFNVAVSSNVLLLMDFHCHLTTSEVVGYLGGRWDTNTQLLTVLRAFPCRTRLADRDSASAVEEEICQNLFMRGLSLVGWYHSHPRGPALPSLQDIDSQMDHQLRLQGSNNGFQPCLGIICGPYYHGNQGVASTITPFWVVPPPEQRPNDYGIPVAVEVTYVQDNFLTSDVLNEMMLLVDFYRAAPDIVQFSQYWCPDTTMMDKIKGSLSCHAPKDQAYSQILEHVYSQLGSTP from the exons ATGG gCTCTGAGCCACCCAGCTCGCCACAGGtggtggaggaaggaggagaggaggatgaggaggagctgagtggAGGGGAGGAGGCAGACCTGAGGTCCAGCTCGGGCCGGGGATCCCTGCTGACCCGAAGGGGCATCACCCTGAGGGTGCTGCTGAAGGACGGCCTGGTGGAGCCAGGGGACGGCGTGCTCGCCATCCACTACCTG GGTAAGAACTTTGTTGGGGACCTGCTGAATGATGGGAAGATCCGATGGGTGGAGACGGGTCAGATCTTCAACTCCCCCAGTGCCTGGGCGACTCACTGCAAACGTCTGGTCAACCCGGCCAAGAAGTCAGGCTGTGGCTGGGCGTCTGTACGATACCGGGGTCAGAAGCTGGTCCAGTACAAAACCACCTGGCTGCACAAGTACCAGCCCAGCGCAGACATG AGCCTGGTGAGtgaggaggatgatgacgaggatgaagaggaggggaagacGGCCGTGCAAGCAGATGAGAAGAACAAGAACGGCAAACCTGGAATAATTG ATGTCATGGCTTCTCGAAgaactgacagagagagaattcCTGTCAGATATTGCACCTTGGGCACCAGAGACGCTGCCAG AGATCTACACACTCTAGTGGAGCTGTCGGCTTTCTCAGCCATCAACAGATTTCAGCCTTTCAACGTGGCCGTGTCCAGTAATGTTCTGCTGCTAATG GACTTTCACTGTCACCTGACCACCAGTGAGGTGGTGGGATACCTCGGAGGACGGTGGGACACTAACACACAAT TGCTGACAGTCTTAAGGGCTTTCCCCTGTCGGACCAGGCTGGCAGACAGAGACTCAGCTTCTGCTGTTGAGGAGGAG ATCTGTCAGAACCTGTTCATGCGCGGGCTATCGTTGGTGGGCTGGTACCACAGTCACCCGCGAGGTCCGGCTCTTCCGTCGCTGCAGGACATTGACTCCCAGATGGACCACCAGCTGAGGCTGCAGGGTTCAAACAACGGCTTCCAGCCCTGTCTGGGCATCATTTGTG GACCGTATTATCACGGCAATCAAGGTGTGGCGTCCACAATCACTCCATTCTGGGTGGTACCACCTCCTGAG CAACGGCCGAATGACTACGGCATCCCAGTGGCTGTAGAGGTCACCTACGTACAAGACAACTTCCTCACAAGTGACGTCCTTAATGAGATG aTGCTGCTGGTCGACTTCTACAGGGCAGCTCCCGACATCGTCCAGTTCAGCCAGTACTGGTGCCCGGATACAACCATGATGGACAAGATCAAG GGCTCTCTGAGCTGCCATGCCCCTAAAGATCAGGCCTACTCTCAGATCTTGGAGCATGTCTACAGTCAGCTGGGCAGCACGCCCTGA
- the sh3gl1b gene encoding SH3-domain GRB2-like 1b isoform X1, which translates to MSVAGLKKQFYKASQMVSEKVGGAEGTKLDDDFRDLERKVDVTSKAVVEVISKTSEYLQPNPASRAKLSMLNTMSKIRGQVKNPGYPQAEGLLGECMGKYGRELGEETNFGGALVDVGEAMKRLAEVKDSLDIDVKQNFIDPLQGLCDKDLREIQHHLKKLEGRRLDYDYKKKRQGKIPDEEVRQALEKFHESKEVAETSMYNLLETDIEQVSQLSSLVESQLQYHKQAVQVLDELSDKLRDRMNDAQSRPRREYTPKPKPIYDFGDDNHSNGGYSTSMAPPPSCNSEPFFHLARLSFRKPTLSPEQPSCKALYDFEPENEGELGFREGDIITLTNQIDENWYEGMLNSQSGFFPLNYVEVLVPLPH; encoded by the exons ATGTCGGTAGCGGGCCTGAAGAAGCAGTTTTATAAAGCCAGCCAG ATGGTAAGTGAGAAAGTCGGAGGAGCAGAAGGAACTAAACTAGATGATGACTTCAGAGACTTGGAACGG AAAGTAGATGTGACCAGTAAAGCAGTAGTGGAGGTCATCTCCAAAACATCAGAGTACCTTCAGCCCAACCCAG CGTCTCGTGCCAAACTGTCCATGTTAAACACCATGTCAAAGATTCGTGGTCAAGTGAAGAACCCAGGTTATCCTCAGGCTGAGGGGTTATTAGGAGAGTGTATGGGCAAATATGGACGGGAACTGGGAGAAGAAACGAACTTTG GCGGAGCACTAGTAGATGTAGGAGAGGCCATGAAGAGATTGGCAGAAGTCAAAGACTCTCTAGACATCGATGTTAAGCAGAACTTCATTGATCCGTTGCAAGGGCTCTGTGACAAAGACCTAAGAGAGATACAG CACCACCTCAAGAAGCTTGAGGGTCGTCGCCTGGACTATGACTACAAGAAAAAGCGTCAGGGCAAGATCCCAGATGAGGAGGTTCGACAGGCCCTAGAGAAGTTTCACGAGTCAAAGGAAGTGGCTGAGACCAGCATGTACAACTTGTTGGAGACTGAT atcgAGCAGGTGAGCCAGCTCTCGTCTCTGGTGGAGTCTCAGCTGCAGTACCACAAACAGGCTGTGCAGGTGCTGGATGAGCTTTCTGACAAACTCCGCGACAG gatgAATGATGCTCAGTCTCGACCGAGACGTGAATACACACCCAAACCCAAACCTATCTATGACTTTGGAGATGACAACCACTCAAACGGCGGATACTCAACATCAATGGCACCTCCACCCTCATGTAACTCAG AGCCGTTTTTTCACTTGGCCAGATTGTCCTTTAGGAAACCAACATTGT CACCGGAGCAGCCGAGCTGTAAGGCGCTGTACGACTTTGAGCCGGAGAACGAGGGCGAGCTGGGCTTCCGCGAGGGCGACATCATCACCCTGACCAATCAGATCGACGAAAACTGGTACGAGGGCATGCTGAACAGCCAGTCGGGGTTCTTCCCCCTCAACTATGTCGAGGTCCTCGTCCCATTGCCACACTAA
- the sh3gl1b gene encoding SH3-domain GRB2-like 1b isoform X2: MSVAGLKKQFYKASQMVSEKVGGAEGTKLDDDFRDLERKVDVTSKAVVEVISKTSEYLQPNPASRAKLSMLNTMSKIRGQVKNPGYPQAEGLLGECMGKYGRELGEETNFGGALVDVGEAMKRLAEVKDSLDIDVKQNFIDPLQGLCDKDLREIQHHLKKLEGRRLDYDYKKKRQGKIPDEEVRQALEKFHESKEVAETSMYNLLETDIEQVSQLSSLVESQLQYHKQAVQVLDELSDKLRDRMNDAQSRPRREYTPKPKPIYDFGDDNHSNGGYSTSMAPPPSCNSAPEQPSCKALYDFEPENEGELGFREGDIITLTNQIDENWYEGMLNSQSGFFPLNYVEVLVPLPH, encoded by the exons ATGTCGGTAGCGGGCCTGAAGAAGCAGTTTTATAAAGCCAGCCAG ATGGTAAGTGAGAAAGTCGGAGGAGCAGAAGGAACTAAACTAGATGATGACTTCAGAGACTTGGAACGG AAAGTAGATGTGACCAGTAAAGCAGTAGTGGAGGTCATCTCCAAAACATCAGAGTACCTTCAGCCCAACCCAG CGTCTCGTGCCAAACTGTCCATGTTAAACACCATGTCAAAGATTCGTGGTCAAGTGAAGAACCCAGGTTATCCTCAGGCTGAGGGGTTATTAGGAGAGTGTATGGGCAAATATGGACGGGAACTGGGAGAAGAAACGAACTTTG GCGGAGCACTAGTAGATGTAGGAGAGGCCATGAAGAGATTGGCAGAAGTCAAAGACTCTCTAGACATCGATGTTAAGCAGAACTTCATTGATCCGTTGCAAGGGCTCTGTGACAAAGACCTAAGAGAGATACAG CACCACCTCAAGAAGCTTGAGGGTCGTCGCCTGGACTATGACTACAAGAAAAAGCGTCAGGGCAAGATCCCAGATGAGGAGGTTCGACAGGCCCTAGAGAAGTTTCACGAGTCAAAGGAAGTGGCTGAGACCAGCATGTACAACTTGTTGGAGACTGAT atcgAGCAGGTGAGCCAGCTCTCGTCTCTGGTGGAGTCTCAGCTGCAGTACCACAAACAGGCTGTGCAGGTGCTGGATGAGCTTTCTGACAAACTCCGCGACAG gatgAATGATGCTCAGTCTCGACCGAGACGTGAATACACACCCAAACCCAAACCTATCTATGACTTTGGAGATGACAACCACTCAAACGGCGGATACTCAACATCAATGGCACCTCCACCCTCATGTAACTCAG CACCGGAGCAGCCGAGCTGTAAGGCGCTGTACGACTTTGAGCCGGAGAACGAGGGCGAGCTGGGCTTCCGCGAGGGCGACATCATCACCCTGACCAATCAGATCGACGAAAACTGGTACGAGGGCATGCTGAACAGCCAGTCGGGGTTCTTCCCCCTCAACTATGTCGAGGTCCTCGTCCCATTGCCACACTAA